The Limnospira fusiformis SAG 85.79 genomic interval ATACTTCCGCCCAAGCGTGTAAATCTGCATTATCAGCCTCTGGTCCTGGGGGTCCATCTAATGGGGGAACATCGGGTTTCAGTTGAATCAGATAACCCGATACGAAACGGGCAGCGAGTCCATAGTGCCGCAAAATCTGCACCATTAACCATGCTGTATCTCGACAGGAACCTATTTGAGTTTTTAGGGTTTCTTCGCAGGTTTGAATCCCTGGTTCAAATCTGACTGTATAATTAATATAATCAGAAATTTTCTGATTAATGGTAATGATAAATTCTGGGGTATATATATCTTTGACCCGGTGCTGTTCTACCCAGTCTTTGAGTATGGGGCTGGATTCATCTATTTCTAAAAAGGGGATTAATTCCCGCCCCAGTTGTTCTTCGTAGATAAACGGATAGCGTTCGGCATAGCTTTCCATGACGAAGTTAAACGGATTAATCGGGTGTAAATCCGCAATAATATCTACTGTGACCCCTAGGCGATCGGTTTTTGATAAAAAGTTCAGCCTCCCCAAATAATTGCCATAGGGGTCCTGTTGCCAGGTCATCGTATAATCACTAGGTTCAATCTTGAGGGAATAGCTATTAATGGGGGTGCGACAGTGGGGAGAAGGTCGCAATCCTAATGTATGAGGACCTAGAATTACTGGCTTTTCAAAATGGTAGACAAGCTGATGGTTTAGGCTAACTTTTACTGACATAACTCAATTTGGGCAAGAGGGATATATGGTTCGGAATTTCGCAATTTCAGCCGGCAAAAGACAATACAAAAAAGTTACCTCTCTTGCCTTTTGTCTCTTGCCTTTTGCCCATTGCTATTAATGGAGTTGATGACCACAGCTTCCGCAGAAGCGATCGTCAGGTTGTACTGTCGCACCGCAGTTACTACAGAATTTACGATTTCCTGATGATGGCGCAGATGATGGCTCAGAAGAACCCATTTTTAGTTCCATGGTACCCATCCGCATTTCCATGGGGTTCATACTCATTTGCATATTCCCCATTTGCATCGGTTTCATCGGTTCCATCGGTTTCATCGGTTCCATCGGTTTCATCGGTTCCATCGGTTTCATCGGTGGCATCGAAGATGCCGGGGTACTCGAAACCTGCTGAACTGACATCTGCTGGGCGCTTCCGAGGGAGGGTGTCTGACCCATGACACTCATACTACTTCCCTGGAGTTGCACGAAGTGTTCACCCTGAGCAGTTTCTATTTTCAACACTACCCCATTTCCCGTCCGATACAGGGAGGGGGGGGAAGTCCAGGTTCCGGTCTGGAACCCATTGCTGGCTTGCTGTTGCTGTCCGGGTGATCCACTGGCGATCGTCACAACAGTTTGCGACCCTTGGTTATCAAGATAAACTCTTTGACCGGTGCCTAGCTCGCATACATAAGGCATAATAGCCTCTTCCTACCATAAGAAACATCTAATGCTGATATTGTAAAATTGTTTCCTCACCAAATCCTACTTCTTAACATTTATATTATAAATTCCCCAACACTATACAGATAGCCGACTATACAGGTTCTTAACATTTTGCTGCCCTCCTCATCCAGTATATAAACTTATGTATCAAATTCCCCTAGTTATGTCATCGATATTTGATAAATCTACTGTGGCGATCGCTCTCCATATATTTATCAATACAATTACTCCTTTTTAATCTAATACCAATAACTCATAAAATCCCGAATAAATACTTAGTCATTAATAATCATGTTTGGCACACCCAACTCCCGCCTCCCCATGGTATAATTATCAAAAAATAGACTATACTATAAATACATTAC includes:
- a CDS encoding zinc-ribbon domain-containing protein, with the protein product MPYVCELGTGQRVYLDNQGSQTVVTIASGSPGQQQQASNGFQTGTWTSPPSLYRTGNGVVLKIETAQGEHFVQLQGSSMSVMGQTPSLGSAQQMSVQQVSSTPASSMPPMKPMEPMKPMEPMKPMEPMKPMQMGNMQMSMNPMEMRMGTMELKMGSSEPSSAPSSGNRKFCSNCGATVQPDDRFCGSCGHQLH